Proteins from one Scyliorhinus canicula chromosome 24, sScyCan1.1, whole genome shotgun sequence genomic window:
- the fan1 gene encoding fanconi-associated nuclease 1: protein MITVIGLEGAVQGTLTEGPGGPGRGEGPGGLGRGEGPGRGEGPGGPGQGEGLLGLGQGEGPLGLGRTDGFPLPYYLRNFLIALQAVLRSEDKELFDEGDALWLGMFQNLSAAGQMLYVRLFQRKLKWLKVIKLSYAEIGEDLTPTIEELRLAGLLQTGSELCDVSEALDLLSAPELKLLAKSFHLRTQGQRAEILKSLLRLAKQQSIFSSKQKPSSPGLTILNRAKAVIGHCVRVAALGRAVFSRLLLLFNLTDWTDEEEVSSPGRSPLSTLLKVNMGHVTFPSYTVQREKKIFQHRDDLLRYTEAVHSLAEVGCAVANGTWSEALHLCKTARETWIQLEKSSDVGFHQDLPVYLRCFTAGWVYTRIRYRGVEILQRLHMYEEAVEELQSLLEQSTYCLESRGHWWNRLTLNLHQHLKRTDQAIHCLWKGLDDVWVHTGYRLALYQRALRIRDSPSCRKWHHLLQDVPVMRVEDVPHVTIKGRTCPGMGNALFLMSDPSEGPNLGQGEPCSTVICSVEEISLAHYKQQGFDQGIHGEGATFLTLFGLLFWDIIFLSGIPDVFRNPYQAGPLDLYTDCFYQHRKTPIESRVEFLQDAPIETLHRLITEVWDNHRDTTTTLINWRIFSSLQQAQSLVSCLGSLFLSGICSILAKDLRHSRGGLPDLVVWNSHSLQYKLAEVKGPSDQLSHKQMVWLDQLRRLGADVEVCHVSAVGARSYKLS, encoded by the exons ATGATAACAGttattggtttggaaggtgctgtgcaaggaactttg ACTGAGGGTCCCGGGGGTCCGGGCCGGGGTGAGGGTCCCGGGGGGCTGGGCCGGGGTGAGGGTCCCGGCCGGGGTGAGGGTCCCGGGGGTCCGGGCCAGGGCGAGGGTCTCTTAGGGCTGGGCCAGGGTGAGGGTCCCTTGGGGCTGGGCCGGACGGACGGTTTCCCGCTGCCTTATTATCTGAGGAATTTCCTGATTGCGCTGCAGGCGGTTCTCCGGAGTGAAGATAAAGAACTTTTTGATGAAGGAGACGCGCTCTGGTTGGGAATGTTCCAGAATCTCTCAG CTGCCGGGCAGATGCTCTATGTGCGACTCTTTCAACGGAAGCTGAAATGGCTAAAAGTGATAAAACTGAGCTATGCAGAGATTGGTGAGGATCTAACCCCCACCATCGAGGAGCTGCGGCTGGCAGGCTTGTTACagacag GGTCGGAGCTCTGCGATGTCTCCGAGGCCCTGGACCTGTTGTCAGCTCCTGAGCTCAAACTATTGGCTAAAAGCTTCCACCTGCGAACCCAGGGTCAGAGGGCAGAGATTCTGAAGTCCCTGCTACGTTTGGCCAAACAGCAATCGATCTTCAGCAGTAAACAGAAACCGTCCAGTCCCGGCCTCACCATCCTCAACAG GGCGAAGGCAGTGATCGGACATTGTGTCCGAGTGGCTGCATTGGGCCGCGCTGTGTTCTCACGGCTGTTGCTACTTTTCAACCTGACGGATTGGACGGATGAAGAGGAGGTTTCCAGCCCTGGCCGGAGTCCGCTGTCCACATTACTCAAGGTCAACATGGGTCACGTCACATTCCCCAGTTATACTGTCCAGAGGGAGAAGAAAATATTCCAGCACAGAGATGATCTGCTCAG GTACACTGAGGCCGTGCATTCTCTTGCTGAGGTGGGATGCGCCGTGGCCAACGGGACCTGGAGTGAAGCTCTCCACCTTTGTAAAACTGCCAGGGAGACGTGGATCCAGCTGGAGAAGAGCAGTGACGTTGG GTTCCACCAGGATCTCCCGGTGTATCTGCGATGTTTCACCGCAGGCTGGGTCTACACACGGATCCGATACCGCGGGGTTGAAATTTTACAGCGACTGCACATGTATGAG GAGGCAGTGGAGGAATTGCAAAGTCTTTTGGAACAAAGCACCTATTGTCTAGAGAGCCGTGGCCACTGGTGGAATCGACTGACTCTGAATCTCCATCAACATTTGAAACGGACGGATCAG GCCATTCACTGTTTGTGGAAAGGTTTGGACGATGTGTGGGTTCACACGGGATATCGACTGGCTCTATACCAGAGGGCTCTGCGGATACGCGATTCTCCCAGCTGCAGGAAATGGCATCACCTTCTTCAGGATGTGCCAGTGATGAGAGTGGAAGACGTGCCgcat GTGACGATAAAGGGCAGAACGTGCCCAGGGATGGGCAACGCCTTGTTCCTGATGTCAGACCCCAGTGAAGGGCCAAATCTGGGCCAAGGGGAGCCTTGCTCTACGGTGATCTGTTCCGTGGAGGAGATTTCTCTGGCGCACTATAAGCAGCAAGGCTTCGATCAGG GAATTCACGGTGAGGGAGCCACATTCCTGACACTATTCGGACTTCTCTTCTGGGATATCATCTTTCTGTCTGGAATCCCAGATGTTTTTCGAAATCCCTATCAG GCTGGTCCTCTCGATCTCTACACTGACTGCTTCTATCAGCACCGGAAGACGCCCATTGAATCGAGGGTGGAGTTCCTGCAGGATGCACCCATAGAAACCCTGCACAGACTTATCACTGAGGTCTGGGACAATCACAGAGACACAACTACCACATTAATCAACTGGAGGATATTCAGCTCTCTTCAACAAGCCCAG agtctGGTGAGCTGTCTGGGGAGCCTGTTCCTGAGTGGCATCTGCAGCATTCTGGCCAAAGACTTGAGGCACAGCCGGGGGGGGCTCCCTGATCTCGTTGTCTGGAACAGCCACAGTCTCCAGTacaag CTGGCAGAAGTGAAAGGACCGAGTGACCAACTCTCCCACAAGCAGATGGTGTGGCTGGACCAGCTGCGGAGACTTGGGGCTGACGTTGAAGTTTGCCACGTCAGTGCAGTTGGAGCACGGAGTTACAAACTCAGCTAA